From the genome of Blautia pseudococcoides, one region includes:
- a CDS encoding glycoside hydrolase family 3 protein — MDNKYVINWEKYASLARQAAAEGAVLLKNDHRALPLGEETVSVFGRIQFHYYKSGTGSGGLVNTKYVVSINDALQEEENLTVNEELAEVYRSWIAEHPFDQGSGWAQEPWSQEEMPLDEKLVREAASKSDAAVVVIGRTAGEDRDASADKGSYLLTDLEEDMLDQVCRAFKRVIVVLNVGNIIDMKWVEKYNPSAVLYTWQGGQEGGHSVADVLTGRVNPCGKLADTIARDISDYPSTENFGGETSDIYAEDIYVGYRYFETFAKDKVLYPFGFGMSYTDFRVDCSPAVHQDGETTVRVKVTNTGTFAGKEVVQVYVNPPQGKLGKPFRNLAAFAKTKCLSPGETQELVLTFTDYYISSYDDSGVTGHKSCYVLEQGRYEIFTGTDVRSAQAAGSFEAAETMVASVCTEAAGPVQKFKRMRAGEGSALAWEEVPVRRYKMQERVQKETFPDITYTGDKGYTLGEVFDGEISMEEFLAQLSEEDLCCIVRGEGMCSPKVTPGTAAAFGGVTESLQKFGIPCGCCADGPSGIRMDCGTPAFSMPNGTCLACTFDTELSEKLYEMEGAELRKNRIDTLLGPGINIHRNPLNGRNFEYFSEDPYLTGVMASAQLKGMSQYGVTGTIKHFAANNQEYHRRLLDSVMSERALREIYLRGFEIAVKEGNAYSVMTTYGAINGLWTAGNYDLLTTILRKEWHFDGMVMTDWWADLNDEGGPASTDNLAAMVRSQNDVYMVTKDSLTNRDNLMESLKKGVLKRGALLRCAGNICRMLIKSPVMERTLGRMSEEEQLAGEVMAGEDKVDFHITYHKVDGSLTLDGTHIDTSKGKSVVYGILLDTFGSYTVRLKVKAEGGKLAQIPVSVFANGHLEGTVTINGTNGEWIEIEKTIGPLFGPHNYVRLYFAQGGMEIQTVTIQLQEEMDRGF, encoded by the coding sequence GTGGATAATAAATATGTGATCAACTGGGAAAAATATGCGTCCCTTGCCCGCCAGGCAGCGGCAGAGGGAGCGGTACTGCTTAAAAATGACCACCGGGCCCTGCCGCTTGGGGAGGAGACGGTTTCCGTATTCGGCAGAATCCAGTTCCATTATTATAAGAGCGGAACCGGTTCAGGAGGCCTTGTAAATACAAAATATGTGGTCAGCATAAATGACGCCCTGCAGGAGGAGGAGAACCTGACTGTAAATGAAGAACTGGCGGAAGTTTACCGTTCCTGGATCGCAGAACATCCTTTTGACCAGGGAAGCGGCTGGGCACAGGAGCCGTGGAGTCAGGAGGAAATGCCTCTGGATGAAAAGCTGGTCAGGGAGGCAGCATCCAAATCCGATGCGGCCGTTGTTGTGATCGGGCGTACAGCCGGGGAGGACCGGGATGCATCTGCAGATAAGGGCAGTTATCTTCTGACAGATTTGGAAGAGGATATGCTGGATCAAGTGTGCCGTGCATTCAAAAGGGTCATTGTAGTTCTGAATGTGGGAAATATTATTGACATGAAATGGGTGGAGAAATATAACCCGTCTGCTGTTCTGTATACCTGGCAGGGCGGACAGGAGGGCGGGCACAGTGTTGCGGATGTACTGACAGGCAGAGTGAATCCCTGTGGTAAGCTGGCCGACACCATTGCACGTGATATTTCGGACTATCCTTCCACAGAAAATTTCGGAGGTGAAACCTCTGATATCTATGCGGAGGATATCTATGTAGGCTACCGCTATTTTGAGACCTTTGCCAAAGATAAGGTGCTTTATCCTTTCGGGTTCGGAATGTCTTACACTGATTTCCGGGTGGATTGCAGCCCGGCAGTGCATCAGGACGGGGAAACCACTGTCCGTGTTAAAGTTACCAACACAGGAACCTTTGCGGGAAAAGAAGTGGTCCAGGTATATGTGAATCCCCCGCAGGGTAAACTAGGCAAGCCTTTTAGAAATCTTGCCGCATTTGCCAAGACGAAATGCCTTAGCCCGGGGGAAACACAGGAGCTTGTCTTAACATTTACCGATTATTACATATCTTCTTATGATGACAGCGGTGTGACAGGGCACAAATCCTGCTATGTGCTGGAGCAAGGCAGATATGAGATCTTCACTGGCACGGATGTGAGAAGTGCCCAGGCAGCAGGCAGTTTTGAAGCTGCAGAGACTATGGTGGCCTCTGTTTGTACAGAAGCTGCCGGACCGGTGCAAAAATTCAAGAGAATGCGGGCAGGAGAGGGCAGCGCTTTGGCCTGGGAGGAGGTGCCTGTCCGCAGGTACAAGATGCAGGAACGCGTGCAGAAAGAAACATTTCCTGATATTACATATACAGGAGATAAGGGATATACACTGGGAGAGGTTTTTGACGGGGAAATATCCATGGAGGAATTTTTGGCCCAGCTTTCTGAGGAGGATCTGTGCTGCATTGTCAGAGGGGAAGGCATGTGCTCACCGAAGGTTACGCCGGGTACAGCGGCAGCTTTCGGCGGTGTGACAGAGTCTCTTCAGAAGTTCGGCATCCCCTGCGGCTGCTGTGCGGACGGCCCTTCCGGCATCCGCATGGACTGCGGTACTCCGGCATTTTCCATGCCGAACGGCACCTGCCTGGCCTGTACATTTGACACGGAACTGTCCGAAAAGCTGTACGAAATGGAGGGTGCTGAGCTTAGAAAGAACCGTATTGACACTTTGCTTGGGCCTGGGATCAATATACACAGAAATCCTCTGAACGGCAGAAATTTTGAATATTTCTCAGAGGACCCATATCTGACAGGTGTTATGGCATCTGCCCAGTTAAAGGGTATGTCACAGTATGGAGTGACGGGAACCATAAAGCATTTTGCAGCCAACAACCAGGAATACCACAGAAGACTTCTGGACTCCGTCATGTCCGAGAGGGCACTGAGGGAGATCTATCTCCGGGGATTTGAGATAGCAGTAAAAGAGGGAAACGCTTACTCTGTCATGACAACCTACGGCGCCATAAACGGTCTGTGGACCGCCGGCAATTATGACCTTCTGACCACGATCCTCCGAAAAGAATGGCACTTTGACGGTATGGTCATGACAGACTGGTGGGCTGACTTAAACGACGAGGGAGGCCCTGCATCCACGGACAATCTGGCTGCCATGGTCCGGAGCCAGAACGATGTCTATATGGTGACCAAGGATTCTCTGACCAACAGAGACAACCTGATGGAAAGTTTGAAAAAGGGAGTCTTGAAACGCGGCGCTCTTTTGAGATGCGCCGGAAATATCTGCCGTATGCTCATAAAGTCCCCGGTTATGGAAAGAACCCTGGGCAGAATGTCAGAGGAGGAGCAGCTGGCAGGTGAAGTTATGGCTGGGGAGGACAAGGTGGATTTTCACATCACCTATCACAAAGTGGATGGCAGCCTTACACTGGACGGCACTCATATTGACACCTCCAAGGGGAAAAGTGTGGTATATGGAATCCTTCTGGACACTTTCGGGTCTTATACGGTCCGTCTGAAAGTAAAGGCGGAAGGCGGAAAGCTGGCGCAGATACCGGTTTCCGTGTTCGCAAACGGACATCTGGAGGGAACCGTGACCATCAACGGAACTAACGGGGAATGGATAGAAATAGAAAAGACCATTGGTCCGCTCTTTGGTCCGCATAATTACGTCAGACTGTATTTTGCCCAGGGAGGAATGGAGATTCAGACTGTTACGATCCAATTGCAGGAGGAAATGGACAGGGGATTTTAA